From a single Fusarium fujikuroi IMI 58289 draft genome, chromosome FFUJ_chr03 genomic region:
- a CDS encoding probable periodic tryptophan protein PWP2, which produces MKTDFKFSNLLGTVYCQGNLLYSPDGTHLFSPVGNRVTVFNLVENKSYTLPFAHRKNIARIGLTPRGNLLLSIDEDGHAILTNVPRRISIYHFSFRSSVTALSFSPSGRHFAVGLGRKIEVWHVPSTPDASAEGELEFAPFVRYHTHTGHFDTVSHIEWSSDSRFFLTTSKDLTARIWSLNPEEGFTPTVLSGHKQAVIGAWFSENQEMIYTVSKDGAVFDWQFVKPINRIKDDDKMDDDDDDSDMRWRIVQRHYFMQGSAHVRCAAFHPETNLLVAGFSNGLFGLYEMPDFNMIHKLSISQNDIDFVTINKSGEWLAFGASKLGQLLVWEWQSESYILKQQGHFDAMNALVYSPDGQRIITTADDGKIKVWDIQSGFCIVTFTEHTSGVTACEFAKKGNVLFTSSLDGSIRAWDLIRYRNFRTFTAPTRLSFSCMAVDPSGEVVAAGSLDSFDIHIWSVQTGQLLDQLSGHEGPVSSLAFTPNGDSLISGSWDRTARIWSIFSRTQTSEPLQLQADVLDIAVRPDSLQLAISTLDGQLTFWSVTDAEQTSGVDGRRDVSGGRKLTDRRTAANMAGTKSFNTIRYSADGSCLLAGGNSKYICLYSVTTMVLLKKYTVSVNLSLSGTQEFLNSKLLTEAGPAGDLDDQEASDREDRVDSSLPGSKRGDPSARRKVPEVRVTGIGFSPAGTAFCAASTEGLLIYSLDQDIQFDPFDLNMEITPASTLAVLETEQDYLKALVMAFRLNEAGLIKRVFQAIPSAEIPLVVADLPTVYVSRLLRFVAAQTEESPHIEFCLVWIKAIVDKHGAWLSANRAKADIELRVVARAVSKMRDEIRRLADENVYMVDYLLGQAEDKSGKKDVKALESGKTVDVKLMDVDGDEQSDAGSDEWIGLK; this is translated from the exons ATGAAGACCGATTTCAAG ttcTCGAACTTGCTGGGCACTGTTTACTGCCAGGGCAATCTGCTCTATAGCCCCGATGGCACCCATCTTTTCTCGCCAGTCGGCAACAGAGTGACTGTCTTTAATCTGGTAGA AAACAAATCATACACACTCCCGTTTGCTCATCGCAAAAACATTGCCCGTATCGGACTTACACCACGCGGcaaccttctcctctccATTGACGAAGATGGACACGCGATCTTGACCAATGTCCCCCGAAGGATATCCATATACCACTTCTCCTTCCGATCTTCCGTCACAGCGCTTTCCTTCTCGCCATCTGGTCGACATTTCGCCGTGGGGCTGGGCCGCAAAATTGAGGTCTGGCACGTCCCCTCAACCCCCGATGCTTCTGCCGAGGGTGAACTCGAATTTGCTCCTTTCGTTCGTTACCATACACATACTGGCCATTTCGATACCGTTAGCCACATTGAGTGGTCCAGCGATTCACGATTCTTTCTCACAACCTCCAAGGATCTCACGGCGCGGATATGGAGTTTGAACCCTGAGGAGGGTTTCACCCCAACAGTGCTCTCAGGCCATAAACAGGCTGTCATTGGCGCTTGGTTTTCAGAAAACCAGGAGATGATTTACACTGTTAGCAAGGATGGCGCCGTCTTTGACTGGCAATTTGTTAAGCCTATCAACCGTATTAAGGATGACGacaagatggatgatgacgatgatgattcaGATATGCGATGGCGCATTGTCCAACGGCACTACTTCATGCAGGGAAGCGCTCATGTGCGATGTGCTGCTTTCCACCCTGAGACGAATCTCCTGGTTGCTGGTTTCTCTAACGGTCTATTTGGCCTGTACGAGATGCCCGACTTCAACATGATCCACAAGCTGAGCATCTCGCAAAACGATATCGACTTtgtcaccatcaacaaaagTGGCGAATGGTTGGCGTTTGGGGCGTCCAAGCTGGGACAATTACTTGTATGGGAGTGGCAGTCTGAATCTTACATTCTTAAACAGCAGGGCCATTTCGATGCCATGAACGCCCTGGTCTACTCACCTGACGGCCAgcgcatcatcaccactgcCGACGACGGAAAGATTAAGGTCTGGGATATTCAGTCAGGCTTCTGTATAGTTACCTTCACCGAGCATACTAGCGGCGTTACAGCTTGCGAGTTTGCCAAGAAGGGTAATGTTCTCTTCACTTCAAGTCTGGATGGATCTATTCGAGCCTGGGATTTAATCCGGTACCGGAACTTCCGAACTTTCACAGCACCTACGAGACTGTCGTTCTCATGCATGGCTGTTGACCCCAGCGGCGAAGTCGTAGCTGCTGGATCTCTTGATTCCTTCGACATTCACATTTGGTCCGTCCAGACAGGCCAACTTCTTGATCAGCTATCGGGCCACGAGGGCCCTGTCTCGTCTCTGGCATTCACACCCAATGGTGACTCACTTATCAGTGGTTCTTGGGACCGCACAGCCCGTATCTGGTCTATCTTCAGCCGGACACAGACCAGCGAGCCCCTGCAGCTCCAGGCTGATGTTCTCGATATTGCTGTTCGTCCAGATTCTTTGCAACTTGCCATCTCAACATTAGATGGCCAGCTTACTTTCTGGTCGGTAACAGATGCAGAGCAGACTTCTGGAGTGGATGGACGAAGAGATGTTTCAGGAGGACGAAAACTCACAGATCGCCGAACAGCGGCCAACATGGCCGGCACAAAGAGCTTTAACACAATCCGATATAGCGCTGATGGCAGCTGTCTCTTGGCTGGTGGAAACAGCAAGTACATCTGCTTGTACTCCGTGACAACCATGGTGCTGCTGAAAAAGTACACTGTCAGCGTCAACCTTTCCCTCTCCGGCACCCAGGAATTCCTCAACAGCAAGTTATTGACTGAAGCCGGCCCTGCTGGAGACCTCGACGATCAAGAAGCCTCGGACCGCGAGGACCGTGTGGATAGCTCGTTGCCAGGATCAAAACGGGGTGATCCTTCAGCACGAAGGAAGGTCCCTGAGGTACGTGTGACAGGCATTGGTTTCTCACCTGCAGGCACTGCGTTCTGTGCTGCCTCTACCGAAGGTCTCTTGATCTATAGTTTGGATCAGGACATCCAGTTCGACCCTTTTGACCTGAACATGGAGATCACCCCTGCCTCAACACTCGCTGTTCTCGAGACAGAACAAGATTACCTCAAGGCACTCGTCATGGCCTTCCGCCTCAACGAAGCTGGTCTGATCAAACGAGTCTTCCAAGCTATCCCCTCCGCCGAAATTCCTCTTGTGGTTGCCGACCTCCCTACCGTTTATGTTTCTCGTCTTCTCCGTTTCGTCGCCGCCCAGACCGAGGAGTCACCCCACATCGAGTTCTGTCTCGTCTGGATCAAGGCTATCGTTGACAAACATGGAGCTTGGCTCTCGGCAAACCGTGCTAAGGCCGATATTGAACTGAGAGTCGTTGCGCGAGCTGTATCCAAGATGAGGGATGAGATTAGGAGACTTGCTGACGAAAACGTGTACATGGTTGATTATTTGTTGGGTCAAGCGGAGGATAAGTCTGGAAAGAAGGATGTCAAGGCATTGGAAAGTGGCAAAACTGTGGATGTGAAGCTTATGGATGTTGACGGAGATGAGCAGTCTGATGCGGGATCTGATGAATGGATTGGTTTAAAATAG
- a CDS encoding probable cell division control protein CDC12, which translates to MASAAAENASPIGIANLPNQRHKIVAKRGAGFTIMVAGESGLGKTTFINTLFSTTIKNYADHKRRHQKQVDKTVEIEITKAELEEKFFKVRLTVIDTPGFGDYVNNRDSWMPIIEFLDDQHESYMLQEQQPRRQDKIDLRVHACLYFIRPTGHTLKPLDIEVMKRLCSRVNLIPVIAKADTLSPADLAKFKQRIVSVIEAQNIKIYQPPIEEDDEAAAQHARSLMNAMPFAVIGSEKDVKTGDGRIVKGRQYSWGVAEVENEDHCDFKKLRSILIRTHMLDLIHTTEELHYEAYRAQQMETRKFGEARPRKLDNPKFKEEEEALRKRFTEQVKIEEQRFRQWEQKLISERDRLNKDLEQTHAQIKQLEQELEQMQGSAVRSHGRR; encoded by the exons atggCTTCTGCAGCTGCCGAGAACGCTTCACCGATTGGTATTGCCAATCTGCCCAACCAGCGACACAAGATTGTCGCGAAGCGTGGCGCCGGTTTCACTATTATG GTTGCTGGCGAGTCTGGTCTGGGCAAGACTaccttcatcaacactctTTTCTCTACCACCATCAAGAACTATGCCGACCACAAGCGCCGCCACCAGAAGCAGGTTGATAAGACTGTCGAGATCGAGATTACCAAGGCcgagcttgaggagaagtTCTTCAAGG TCCGACTGACCGTTATCGATACACCCGGATTCGGCGACTACGTTAACAACCGCGATTCTTGGATGCCCATTATCGAGTTCCTCGACGACCAGCACGAGTCTTACATGCTTCAGGAGCAACAGCCCCGCCGCCAGGACAAGATTGACCTTCGTGTCCATGCCTGCCTTTACTTCATCCGCCCTACCGGCCACACCCTCAAGCCTCTCGATATTGAGGTCATGAAGCGCCTCTGCTCGCGTGTCAACCTTATCCCCGTTATCGCCAAGGCTGACACCCTCAGCCCTGCCGACCtggccaagttcaagcagCGT ATTGTCTCTGTCATTGAAGCccagaacatcaagatctaCCAGCCCCCGAtcgaggaggacgatgaggctgctgctcagCATGCCCGCAGCCTTATGAACGCCATGCCTTTCGCTGTTATCGGCTCCGAGAAGGACGTCAAGACCGGTGATGGCCGTATTGTCAAGGGCCGACAGTACTCTTGGGGTGTTGccgaggttgagaatgaggaccATTGCgatttcaagaagctccgCTCTATCCTGATCCGAACACACATGCTCGACCTTATTCACACCACCGAGGAGTTGCACTACGAGGCTTACCGCGCTCAGCAGATGGAGACCCGCAAGTTCGGCGAGGCTCGTCCCCGAAAGCTCGACAAccccaagttcaaggaagaggaggaggctctCCGAAAGCGTTTCACCGAGCAGGTCAAGATCGAGGAACAGCGTTTCCGCCAATGGGAGCAGAAGCTCATCTCCGAGCGCGACCGTCTCAACAAGGATCTCGAGCAAACCCATGCTCAGATCAAGCAGCTCGAGCAAGAGCTGGAGCAGATGCAGGGCAGCGCTGTCCGCAGCCACGGTCGCCGCTAA
- a CDS encoding related to branched-chain alpha-ketoacid dehydrogenase kinase codes for MPPIALRQSRRCKLTDPRPHLANIPRTSYTNFQFRAGTNASWRPVSILDDWVAKEARPISLRQLMVFGRSLTESRLISSANYVRTELPTRIAHRIRDMQRLPYVVTMNPHIKEVYDLYYHAFDTFRKVKEVKTLEDNDKLCELISHNLKGHLTVIPKLAMGILECGGLMSPQDLDNFMNTILRSRISRRVIAEQHLSLTETYNSPNFSPGAKLSESDFIGEVFIKCYAKDVVERCSKAITVLARTTNGPDVQIPEITVDGHLDASFPYILSHLEYIIGELLRNSVQAVIDRHQRIHSDPDSVKPPPVEITICENQQHVIIRICDRGGGIPRAELPHLWSFSKGPQSQRRLENLAQVPKMAATMQELHVEEELGRADLKAPPYQSSLSSLTSRPPNLRLGMGLPLSRVYAEYWAGNLDLHSLEGYGTDVFLQISRLGNKNEQLTTRASMDAL; via the exons ATGCCACCCATCGCCCTGCGACAGAGCAGGCGATGTAAACTGACAGATCCGCGCCCTCACCTGGCGAATATTCCCCGTACCTCCTATACGAACTTTCAGTTTCGCGCTGGTACAAACGCATCATGGCGTCCTGTTTCAATTCTTGACGA CTGGGTCGCGAAAGAAGCCCGTCCTATCAGTCTCCGCCAGCTTATGGTTTTTGGCCGCTCTCTTACAGAATCTCGTCTGATAAGCTCGGCTAACTATGTTCGCACCGAATTGCCTACGCG AATTGCGCACCGGATCCGAGATATGCAACGTTTACCCTATGTCGTTACTATGAACCCACATATTAAAGAGGTTTACGACCTATACTACCATGCCTTCGATACATTTCGCAAAGTGAAAGAGGTTAAAACATTGGAGGACAACGACAAGCTGTGCGAACTCATTAGCCATAATCTAAAGGGCCACTTGACTGTGATACCGAAGCTTGCTATGGGAATCCTAGAATGCGGTGGTCTCATGAGCCCCCAGGATCTGGATAACTTCATGAACACCATTCTTAGATCG CGCATTTCTAGACGTGTCATCGCCGAGCAGCATCTTTCACTAACAGAAACCTACAACTCCCCCAACTTCTCTCCCGGAGCCAAACTTTCCGAATCCGACTTCATCGGCGAAGTGTTTATTAAATGTTATGCTAAAGATGTTGTCGAGCGCTGTTCCAAAGCCATCACTGTTCTTGCCCGCACAACGAATGGCCCTGACGTTCAGATTCCCGAAATCACGGTTGATGGCCATCTCGATGCCTCTTTTCCTTACATTCTAAGTCATCTCGAGTACATCATCGGCGAGCTCCTCCGCAACTCTGTCCAGGCCGTCATTGATCGACATCAGAGGATCCATTCGGACCCTGACAGTGTGAAGCCCCCTCCTGTGGAAATAACCATCTGCGAGAACCAGCAACATGTTATCATCCGCATCTGCGACCGTGGTGGCGGTATCCCTCGTGCTGAACTGCCACATCTCTGGTCTTTCAGTAAGGGTCcgcaaagtcaaagacgtCTCGAGAATCTTGCGCAGGTACCTAAGATGGCAGCAACGATGCAGGAGCTTCACGTAGAAGAGGAATTGGGGCGTGCAGATTTGAAAGCACCCCCATATCAAAGTTCGTTATCGTCTCTCACCAGTCGGCCGCCTAACCTGCGTCTCGGCATGGGGTTACCTCTGAGCCGTGTCTATGCAGAGTACTGGGCTGGAAATCTTGACTTGCATAGCCTCGAGGGCTACGGAACGGATGTCTTCCTGCAGATTTCGCGACTTGGTAATAAAAACGAGCAACTGACGACGCGGGCCAGCATGGACGCCTTATAG
- a CDS encoding probable ubiquitin-specific processing protease 21 yields MTSFHRRLCFRSGLNADRRNLLQTHDINSPNDMVMDTDDYIGVANEPEKVAIINPDNLEQSEVDQLQDLPMANDDEAMRELCLPPLIDEPKILGDYEYTWTVENWRSLNKKEHGPVFQAGGFPWRILLFPHGNNIDQCSIYLEHGFDADSVPDNWSCCVQFALVLWNPNDPSLYVHHTAHHRFTKEEGDWGFTRFVEHRRMFNVPWEGSSRPLCENDTANITAYLRLVEDETGVLWHNFANYDSKKETGYVGLKNQGATCYLNSLMQSLYFTNKFRKAIYEIPTEADPSMTNSAYTLQRLFYQLQTSDQAVGTTELTKSFGWDTRHIFEQQDVQEFSRKLMERMEDKMKGTASENVLPEMFSGKIKTYISCINVDYESSRIEDFWDIQLNVSGNKHLLESFEDYVQVEKMDGENQYFAGDQYKLQDANKGVIFNSFPDVLHLQLKRFEYDIQRDTMMKINDRYEFPEFFDAAPYLSEDADKSVPWTYQLHSVLVHSGDLNAGHYYAFLKPEKDGWFYKYDDDKVTKATMREVLEENFGGEYQTSNGYPRAPVQKKAPIMRQNSAYMLVYIRQSRIDDILCPVTKDHIPLHLRQKFEEETVQREARKKEQREAHLYMWAKVITDYSFQQFGGTDLCQFDAKPEDPAAPKFYRVRRAMTMEEFVAQVASDMGEDPRRVRLWLMVNRQNKTVRPDQPIMDLRPTVDETFSRSAAHRDASLRVWAEVAEEVNADGEPIWPSYQSQPNGVIVKNDTILLLLKHFDIDAQTLRGVGHVYISKDKKVEELLPMILKKMGWGEKLPAEEKLLLWEEIKPTMIEPLKPKQSLKVAELQDGDIICFQRTKAGVEKRAGEKISQETSNTSDHFEDAREYYDFLENRRTVKFHPHPSRCDQAQYPPFDLVLNTKITYDTLSERVGAYLDVNPTHIRFWTVNASTQNPKTPVRRGANPTLRQILSPMGSTALNSTQRDDAFYFEVLEMSLTELDTKKSIKVNLLSEGITKEDTYDLLVPKTGTIDDLVEVLIRKAQIPSETDGGRIRIYETSSNRFYREPLREHPVINLNEFAKIYAERVPQEELNADDTHFIHVFHFHNDVSRVHGVPFKFLVIEGESFADTKKRLEKRTGIKGKSFEKIKIAVVRRANYSKPQYLNDDDVLSSFIQGEDDYLGLDHVDRTRTLRNGVGDLFLK; encoded by the exons ATGACCTCGTTTCATCGCCGCCTGTGCTTTCGCTCAGGGCTCAACGCTGACCGTCGCAATTTGCTGCAGACTCACGATATCAACTCACCCAACGACATGGTCATGGACACGGACGATTATATCGGCGTGGCCAACGAGCCAGAGAAGGTCGCCATCATTAACCCCGATAACCTCGAACAAAGCGAAGTCGACCAGCTGCAAGATCTGCCCATGGCCAACGACG ATGAAGCCATGAGAGAGCTCTGTCTTCCACCCCTCATCGATGAACCGAAAATACTTGGAGACTACGAATACACATGGACTGTCGAAAACTGGCGAAGCTTGAATAAGAAGGAACATGGTCCTGTTTTCCAAGCTGGTGGCTTCCCATG GCGAATTCTGCTTTTCCCACACGGCAATAACATCGACCAATGCTCTATTTATCTCGAACATGGCTTCGACGCTGATAGTGTTCCCGATAACTGGAGCTGCTGTGTTCAATTTGCGCTTGTCCTATGGAACCCGAACGACCCCAGCCTATATGTCCATCACACTGCCCACCATCGATTCACTAAGGAAGAAGGTGATTGGGGTTTTACTAGATTTGTTGAGCACCGCCGAATGTTTAATGTACCATGGGAGGGCAGCAGCCGACCCCTCTGCGAAAATGATACTGCCAACATCACCGCCTATCTTCGCCTCGTCGAGGATGAGACGGGTGTTCTGTGGCACAACTTCGCCAATTACGATTCCAAGAAGGAGACTGGGTATGTTGGGCTCAAGAATCAGGGTGCCACCTGCTATCTGAATTCCTTGATGCAATCACTCTATTTCACAAACAAGTTCAGAAAG GCCATCTACGAAATTCCTACGGAGGCCGATCCCAGTATGACAAACAGTGCCTATACACTGCAAAGACTTTTCTACCAGTTACAAACGTCAGACCAGGCAGTTGGAACCACGGAGCTCACGAAATCTTTCGGCTGGGACACACGACATATCTTCGAACAACAGGATGTGCAGGAGTTTTCACGCAAGCTCATGGAGAGGATGGAAGACAAGATGAAGGGAACTGCATCGGAGAATGTCCTGCCAGAAATGTTCagtggcaagatcaagacgtACATCTCATGTATCAACGTCGACTATGAATCCAGCCGAATCGAGGACTTTTGGGACATTCAGCTGAATGTCAGTGGTAATAAGCATCTGCTCGAGAGTTTTGAGGACTACGTTCAGGTCGAAAAGATGGATGGAGAAAATCAATACTTTGCTGGTGACCAGTACAAGCTCCAGGATGCGAACAAAGGTGTCATTTTCAACAGCTTTCCTGACGTACTCCATCTACAACTGAAGCGCTTCGAGTACGATATCCAGCGCGataccatgatgaagatcaatGATCGATACGAGTTCCCCGAGTTTTTCGACGCTGCGCCGTACCTATCCGAGGATGCCGACAAATCTGTTCCATGGACGTATCAGCTTCACAGCGTTCTAGTCCACAGCGGTGATCTGAACGCAGGTCATTACTATGCCTTTTTGAAGCCTGAAAAGGACGGATGGTTCTATAAGTACGACGATGATAAGGTCACCAAAGCGACTATGCGCGAAGTGTTGGAAGAGAATTTTGGTGGAGAGTATCAAACATCCAACGGTTACCCGCGTGCGCCTGTGCAAAAGAAGGCTCCCATTATGCGCCAAAACAGCGCATACATGTTGGTGTATATCCGCCAATCTCGTATAGATGATATCCTGTGTCCGGTTACCAAGGATCATATTCCGCTTCATCTTA GGCAAAAATTTGAGGAAGAGACTGTTCAGCGGGAGGCCCGTAAGAAAGAACAACGAGAGGCGCATCTATACATGTGGGCCAAGGTTATCACTGATTACTCGTTTCAGCAATTTGGCGGTACAGATTTGTGTCAGTTTGATGCAAAGCCTGAGGATCCCGCTGCGCCCAAGTTCTATCGCGTGCGTCGCGCGATGACCATGGAAGAGTTTGTTGCGCAAGTTGCATCAGATATGGGCGAAGATCCACGAAGGGTACGACTTTGGCTCATGGTCAATCGACAGAATAAGACAGTTCGCCCTGACCAACCCATCATGGATTTGCGGCCTACAGTCGACGAGACTTTCTCCCGTTCTGCTGCCCACAGAGATGCTAGTTTACGTGTGTGGGCTGAGGTTGCCGAGGAGGTCAATGCTGACGGAGAGCCAATCTGGCCATCTTACCAGAGTCAACCCAATGGTGTCATCGTCAAGAATGACACCATCTTACTTCTCCTTAAGCACTTCGATATCGATGCCCAGACGCTGCGGGGTGTCGGCCATGTCTACAtttccaaggacaagaaagTCGAAGAACTGCTACCAATGATCCTGAAGAAAATGGGATGGGGAGAGAAGCTACCTGCCGAGGAGAAGCTTCTGCTTTGGGAA GAGATCAAGCCTACTATGATTGAACCtctcaagcccaagcagtCGCTGAAGGTTGCCGAATTGCAAGACGGAGACATTATCTGCTTCCAGCGAACCAAGGCTGGCGTCGAAAAGCGCGCTGGTGAAAAGATTTCGCAAGAAAC AAGTAACACATCTGATCATTTCGAGGATGCGCGTGAATACTACGATTTCCTTGAGAATAGGCGAACCGTTAAGTTCCACCCGCATCCCAGTCGATGTGACCAGGCGCAGTATCCCCCGTTTGATCTCGTGCTTAACACTAAGATAACTTATGACACGCTTTCAGAGCGTGTTGGAGCGTATTTGGACGTGAACCCGACACATATTCGGTTTTGGACAGTGAATGCCTCGACACAAAACCCCAAGACGCCGGTTAGACGCGGAGCAAACCCAACACTACGACAGATTCTCAGCCCTATGGGTTCAACTGCTCTGAACTCCACTCAAAGAGATGATGCCTTTTATTTTGAAGTTCTTGAGATGAGTTTAACAGAACTCGACACCAAGAAGAGCATCAAGGTCAATTTGCTGAGTGAAGGCATCACCAAAGAG GATACATACGATCTGCTCGTCCCCAAAACAGGAACTATTGACGATTTAGTCGAGGTTTTGATAAGAAAGGCGCAAATACCAAGCGAGACGGATGGTGGAAGAATCCGCATTTACGAAACTAGCTCCAACCGCTTCTACCGCGAGCCTCTACGCGAACACCCCGTTATTAACTTGAACGAGTTTGCGAAGATCTATGCAGAACGAGTTCCTCAAGAGGAGCTCAATGCCGACGATACCCATTTTATTCATGTCTTCCACTTCCACAACGACGTTAGCCGCGTTCATGGCGTGCCGTTCAAGTTTCTGGTCATCGAG GGCGAGAGCTTTGCAGATACCAAGAAGCGATTGGAGAAGCGAACCGGAATCAAAGGCAAGAgttttgagaagatcaagatcgcTGTTGTGCGACGAGCCAATTACTCAAAACCCCAATATCTCAATGACG ATGATGTGCTATCAAGTTTCATACAAGGGGAAGACGACTACCTCGGCCTTGACCATGTAGATAGAACGAGGACATTGAGGAACGGCGTTGGGGACCTGTTCCTTAAATAA
- a CDS encoding related to hsp70 protein, translated as MPLLTQSRRMNAETCDRSRVLCCTRLFTKSIRYRSKDIGDYNLELLQDNSRSISHRSSETKFWPWIRNSWAIENRNHQKVYLYSSERIRDAGSKDIVLENTSVVCSAEKREFATVRSFQTSSNRNINVDLLRGVFGCTSHMRWSDQPSYERLNQRLEEIREGNQPDNKPLILDTEYTTTGLQLMEFFIDLDSIDLLINTLAEHSQSGFVEKGEYKDRLPSDDNCIPFVPLFRQYFPNLEPEKQFHRRLAHKTLVRLPRGHQFLRFQVQHRRFVILVGGFGRSLYLHQRLQDAVGHRIDVLQQDGEKPWTAVLRGAVLHGLARTNHPSSIQVTVALRVSPHNYGTLVNILPFDAKEHDTKDRVWDEGQREFLAVEQTRWFVEIGSSVSTYDPVCASFWQDLTSPDDDLQIDIVASDASTPPTRKDDSVKPMCIIKASELPRWDTIPVWTNEAGQVFHRITYELRMISDGSSLDFQVFYKNKSIASGSVVFDTTSQNDTDDEDDEQMGSPQPLNKNSNSNHGNNIIDMTDTDSDSDYVEAEE; from the exons ATGCCCCTGCTAACTCAGAGCCGCCGTATGAACGCGGAGACATGCGACCGATCAAGAGTTCTCTGCTGTACGAGACTATTTACGAAGTCAATTCGCTACCGTAGCAAGGATATCGGA GATTACAACTTGGAATTACTGCAAGATAATTCAAGGAGTATTTCTCACAGAAGTAGCGAGACGAAATTTTGGCCCTGGATACGTAATTCTTGG GCAATAGAGAACCGCAACCACCAAAAAGTCTATTTATATTCATCCGAGAGGAT AAGAGATGCGGGATCTAAGGATATTGTGCTCGAGAACACAAGCGTAGTCTGTTctgctgagaagagagaattCGCTACAGTCCGATCGTTTCAGACGTCTAGCAACCGAAACATTAACGTGGACTTGCTAAGAGGAGTCTTTGGGTGCACATCACATATGAGATGGAGTGATCAGCCATCTTACGAACGACTCAATCAGCGACTTGAAGAGATCAGAGAAGGGAACCAACCAGACAACAAACCGCTCATCCTAGATACAGAATACACCACAACTGGTCTGCAGCTAATGGAGTTCTTCATCGATTTAGACTCTATAGACTTGCTTATCAACACTCTTGCTGAGCACTCGCAAA GCGGCTTTGTGGAAAAGGGTGAATACAAGGATCGTTTGCCCAGCGACGACAACTGCATTCCCTTTGTGCCGCTCTTCCGTCAGTATTTCCCGAACCTAGAGCCAGAGAAACAGTTTCATCGAAGACTTGCCCATAAAACTCTCGTCCGGCTGCCCCGTGGACACCAATTTCTTCGCTTCCAAGTTCAACATCGACGT TTCGTCATCCTAGTTGGTGGTTTTGGAAGGTCTCTTTATTTGCATCAACGCCTTCAGGATGCCGTCGGCCACAGAATAGACGTTCTTCAACAGGACGGTGAAAAGCC CTGGACTGCTGTGCTTCGAGGAGCTGTCCTACATGGACTGGCGAGAACCAATCATCCCAGTTCAATCCAAGTCACGGTCGCCTTACGTGTGTCCCCTCACAATTACGGGACCCTCGTGAACATCTTGCCCTTTGACGCCAAAGAGCATGACACCAAGGACCGGGTTTGGGATGAAGGCCAGCGGGAGTTCCTTGCTGTCGAACAGACACGGTGGTTTGTTGAGATC GGCTCCTCTGTATCTACATATGACCCCGTTTGTGCATCCTTCTGGCAGGACCTTACGAGCCCCGACGATGATCTCCAAATCGACATCGTTGCCTCAGACGCTTCTACTCCCCCGACCCGCAAGGACGATTCAGTCAAACCCATGTGTATCATCAAGGCGTCCGAACTTCCCAGATGGGATACGATACCAGTGTGGACCAACGAAGCCGGCCAGGTGTTCCACCGAATCACTTACGAACTGCGCATGATCAGCGATGGGTCCTCCTTGGACTTTCAGGTCTtctacaagaacaagagcattGCTTCTGGAAGTGTCGTTTTCGACACTACCAGTCAGAACGATactgatgacgaggacgacgaaCAGATGGGCTCTCCTCAACCATTGAACAAAAATAGCAACAGCAACCATGGTAACAACATCATTGATATGACCGACACCGATAGCGACAGCGACTACGTTGAGGCCGAGGAATGA